One genomic segment of Roseivirga misakiensis includes these proteins:
- a CDS encoding class I SAM-dependent methyltransferase: protein MNPYGAALKAYSQQKETGDLRLHNSYGVPEEMPIWYFFREYEDMPELEKLALTVCEGAVLDVGAGTGSHALCLQQMGCEVTAIDVNKEAVEIMNASGVKNASEVDFFKTEETQQYDTILSLMNGLGFIGSLSNLNHFLEKADRLLKPEGQIIIDSSDISYLYDGQEKPQDKYFGEVRFQYEYNGKKGDWFDWVYVDSDTLDRMAFEAGWFVYFLHTDENGQYLARLIRR, encoded by the coding sequence ATGAATCCTTACGGTGCGGCTTTAAAGGCATATAGTCAGCAAAAAGAGACTGGTGATTTAAGGCTACATAATTCTTATGGGGTACCTGAAGAAATGCCCATTTGGTACTTTTTCAGAGAGTATGAGGATATGCCTGAACTTGAAAAGCTGGCCTTGACAGTATGTGAAGGAGCTGTACTGGATGTAGGTGCGGGCACTGGGTCTCATGCATTATGTTTACAGCAGATGGGCTGTGAAGTGACGGCCATTGATGTCAATAAGGAAGCCGTTGAAATTATGAATGCTTCTGGTGTTAAAAATGCATCAGAGGTAGATTTCTTTAAAACCGAAGAGACTCAACAATATGATACAATCTTAAGCCTTATGAATGGCTTGGGATTCATTGGGAGTTTGTCTAACCTCAATCATTTTTTAGAAAAAGCAGATCGACTTTTAAAGCCCGAAGGGCAAATAATTATAGACAGTAGTGATATAAGTTACTTATACGATGGTCAGGAAAAACCTCAAGATAAATACTTTGGCGAGGTGAGATTTCAGTATGAGTATAATGGTAAAAAAGGAGACTGGTTCGACTGGGTTTATGTTGATTCTGACACGTTAGATCGAATGGCTTTTGAGGCAGGATGGTTCGTCTACTTTTTACATACCGATGAGAATGGGCAGTATTTAGCGAGGCTTATTAGGAGATGA